Proteins from a single region of Rhodovibrio salinarum DSM 9154:
- the nifW gene encoding nitrogenase-stabilizing/protective protein NifW gives MTSVHDQLAGLTTAEDFFDALQVPYDPKVLRVSRLHVLQRFHDYLAAHNAPDRATMQVCLAAAHRDFQLSTPQRERVFAVFRQDTDGAGRTFVPLDAISDPTRGD, from the coding sequence ATGACCAGCGTGCACGACCAGTTGGCCGGCCTGACCACGGCGGAGGATTTCTTCGACGCGCTGCAGGTCCCCTATGACCCCAAGGTCTTGCGGGTGAGTCGGCTGCACGTGCTGCAGCGATTCCACGATTATCTGGCCGCCCATAACGCGCCAGACAGAGCCACGATGCAAGTCTGCCTGGCTGCGGCACATCGTGATTTCCAGCTCTCGACCCCGCAGCGGGAGCGCGTCTTCGCCGTGTTTCGCCAGGACACGGACGGCGCCGGGCGCACCTTCGTCCCGCTCGATGCCATTAGCGATCCGACCCGTGGAGATTGA
- the nifV gene encoding homocitrate synthase, whose product MRSAVHPSATAIPEPVLLADTTLRDGEQAVGVSFTRTDKLAIASALDRAGVAEIEAGIPVMGADQVDDIRALCELGLTAPCVAWCRLRREDLDSAQATGVDRVHISVPVSDRQLKAKLGATRDWVLATLPDFVRRACDLGMLVSVGGEDASRADPAFLARVLEAAQGAGAIRFRVADTLGVLEPFRTRELFGWLRGHSDIGLEIHAHDDLGLATANTLAAIAGGADYASVTVLGLGERAGNAALEEVAVALATTFGHPTGIDLTCLTGIADLVAGTANRAVPPDKAVVGKHVFSHESGTHVHGLLRDPATYTGLDPARLGRQHTLVLGKHSGTAGVVHACTELGLPLEPGQAQRILALLRAHYRYSKQAPGGEELRRWHALTTGGPVALAPATADRSLAKDPVR is encoded by the coding sequence ATGCGCTCCGCCGTCCATCCGAGCGCGACGGCCATTCCGGAGCCGGTGCTGCTCGCGGATACCACGTTGCGCGACGGCGAGCAGGCCGTCGGCGTGTCCTTCACGCGCACCGACAAGCTGGCGATCGCCAGTGCCCTCGATCGGGCCGGCGTGGCGGAGATCGAGGCGGGCATCCCGGTGATGGGCGCGGATCAGGTCGACGACATCCGGGCGCTTTGCGAACTCGGCCTGACCGCGCCGTGCGTCGCCTGGTGCCGGCTTCGCCGGGAAGATCTCGACAGCGCGCAGGCGACCGGCGTGGACCGCGTTCACATCTCGGTCCCGGTGTCGGACCGGCAATTAAAGGCGAAGCTGGGGGCGACCCGCGACTGGGTCTTGGCGACTCTGCCCGACTTCGTGCGGCGCGCCTGCGATCTGGGGATGCTCGTCAGCGTCGGCGGCGAGGATGCCTCCCGCGCCGACCCCGCGTTCCTCGCTCGGGTGCTGGAGGCGGCTCAGGGCGCCGGCGCCATCCGGTTCCGTGTCGCCGATACCCTGGGCGTCCTGGAGCCGTTCCGGACCCGCGAGCTGTTCGGTTGGTTGCGTGGGCATAGCGATATCGGTCTGGAAATCCATGCCCACGACGATCTGGGACTGGCGACCGCCAATACCCTGGCGGCGATCGCCGGCGGGGCGGACTACGCCAGTGTCACCGTACTCGGCCTGGGCGAGCGCGCCGGCAACGCCGCCCTGGAAGAGGTCGCGGTCGCCCTGGCGACCACCTTCGGCCACCCCACCGGGATCGATCTGACCTGCCTGACCGGTATCGCCGACCTGGTCGCCGGCACCGCCAACCGGGCGGTCCCGCCGGACAAGGCGGTGGTCGGCAAGCATGTGTTCAGCCATGAAAGCGGCACCCACGTTCACGGCCTGCTGCGCGATCCCGCCACCTATACCGGGCTCGATCCGGCACGTCTTGGCCGGCAGCACACGCTGGTGCTCGGCAAGCATTCCGGGACCGCCGGCGTGGTGCATGCCTGTACCGAACTCGGCCTGCCGCTCGAACCGGGACAGGCGCAGCGCATCCTGGCGCTGCTGCGGGCGCATTACCGCTATAGCAAGCAGGCGCCGGGGGGCGAGGAGTTGCGTCGCTGGCACGCCCTAACCACAGGCGGTCCCGTCGCACTCGCGCCGGCCACGGCCGACCGGTCTCTGGCGAAGGATCCGGTGCGATGA
- a CDS encoding HesB/IscA family protein produces the protein MLTLTDAARETLEAFVAKSQRARGLRIVARTGGCIGMQYRLGLDIGPEAEDTVATFGALEIYLDPDSAGLLRGAMIDFVQDARGAGFVFDNPNAAGLCSCAAPAQ, from the coding sequence ATGCTCACCCTGACCGACGCCGCACGGGAGACGCTTGAAGCGTTCGTCGCGAAATCGCAGCGCGCGCGGGGCCTGCGCATCGTCGCCCGGACCGGCGGCTGCATTGGCATGCAATACCGGCTCGGTCTCGATATCGGGCCCGAGGCGGAGGATACCGTCGCAACCTTCGGCGCGCTGGAGATCTACCTCGACCCGGACAGCGCCGGCCTCCTTCGGGGGGCCATGATCGACTTCGTTCAGGATGCGCGCGGGGCGGGCTTCGTTTTCGACAACCCGAACGCTGCCGGCCTGTGCAGCTGTGCGGCACCAGCCCAATGA
- the nifB gene encoding nitrogenase cofactor biosynthesis protein NifB, translating to MTLRDRLTRDAADTASSLRSPTPGPCALMSGGKSRCAPSLQAPQQGATHDPAVWDKIKEHPCYSAEAHHYFARMHVAVAPRCNIKCNYCNRKFDCVNESRPGVVSKRWSPEEAAEKVAVVAARVPQLSVVGVAGPGDAVFDARKTLETFDLIRRRLPDIRLCVSTNGLALPEQVEALKERDVDHLTITINYLDPEVGAEIHPWIVHNRRKWVGREAVRILHERQMEGLERAVAAGMLVKVNSVLIPGINDGAEIAAVNQAVRARGVFLHNVMPLISDPSHGTVFGLEGRRAPTPAELDAAREALGGDGARMMRHCRQCRADAVGMLGADLRDELDLENAAPVPEAGSDAADTTAHAREAYRVRVAQARNTRTATALRANRAIMAAAPSGGERLVAVCTRGEGQVNLHFGKAKEFHVYKLGAAGIRFTGVRRADNYCLGGTGDPEAMTEILRVLEDVDGVVCVKIGKGPRTRLEANGMTVREVRHGVFIEAGLAAWYGAQLPAAATASPTGAPTNTEAEKGAV from the coding sequence ATGACCCTGCGCGACAGACTGACCCGCGACGCGGCCGATACGGCCAGTTCCCTGCGGTCTCCCACCCCCGGCCCCTGCGCCTTGATGTCAGGGGGCAAGAGCCGGTGCGCGCCCAGTCTGCAAGCGCCACAGCAGGGCGCGACCCACGACCCGGCGGTCTGGGACAAGATCAAGGAGCACCCCTGCTACTCAGCCGAGGCGCACCACTACTTCGCGCGCATGCATGTCGCCGTCGCGCCGCGCTGCAACATCAAGTGCAACTACTGCAACCGGAAGTTCGACTGCGTGAACGAAAGCCGGCCCGGCGTGGTCTCCAAGCGCTGGAGCCCGGAGGAGGCGGCCGAGAAGGTCGCCGTCGTGGCCGCCCGGGTGCCGCAGCTCTCGGTGGTCGGCGTCGCCGGTCCCGGAGACGCGGTGTTCGACGCCCGCAAGACGCTGGAGACCTTCGATCTGATCCGCCGGCGCCTGCCGGACATCCGCCTGTGCGTCTCGACCAACGGGCTGGCATTGCCCGAGCAGGTCGAGGCCCTGAAGGAACGCGACGTCGACCACCTGACGATCACCATCAACTACCTCGACCCCGAGGTGGGCGCCGAGATCCATCCCTGGATCGTCCATAACCGCCGCAAATGGGTCGGCCGCGAAGCCGTGCGCATCCTGCACGAGCGGCAGATGGAGGGGCTCGAACGCGCCGTCGCCGCCGGCATGCTGGTCAAGGTCAATTCCGTCCTGATCCCCGGGATCAACGACGGGGCCGAGATCGCGGCCGTAAACCAAGCCGTGCGGGCGCGCGGCGTGTTCCTGCACAACGTGATGCCGCTGATCTCCGATCCGTCGCACGGCACGGTGTTCGGGCTGGAAGGGCGGCGCGCGCCCACGCCGGCGGAACTCGACGCCGCACGCGAGGCCCTGGGCGGCGACGGCGCGCGGATGATGCGGCATTGCCGGCAATGCCGCGCCGATGCGGTGGGCATGCTGGGCGCCGACCTGCGCGACGAGTTGGACCTGGAGAACGCGGCGCCGGTGCCGGAGGCCGGCAGCGATGCAGCCGACACGACCGCGCACGCCCGCGAAGCCTACCGCGTCCGGGTCGCACAGGCGCGCAACACCCGCACGGCGACCGCATTGCGGGCCAACCGCGCGATCATGGCCGCCGCGCCGAGCGGGGGCGAGCGCCTTGTCGCGGTCTGCACACGCGGCGAAGGGCAGGTGAACCTGCACTTCGGCAAGGCCAAGGAATTCCACGTCTACAAGCTCGGCGCCGCGGGGATCCGCTTCACAGGCGTGCGGCGAGCCGACAACTACTGCCTCGGCGGCACGGGCGATCCCGAGGCGATGACGGAGATCCTGCGCGTGCTCGAGGACGTGGATGGAGTCGTGTGCGTGAAGATCGGCAAGGGTCCGCGCACGCGTCTCGAAGCGAACGGGATGACCGTGCGCGAGGTGCGCCACGGCGTCTTCATCGAAGCCGGTCTCGCCGCCTGGTACGGCGCGCAGCTTCCCGCCGCTGCGACGGCGAGCCCGACCGGCGCCCCGACAAATACCGAAGCCGAAAAAGGAGCGGTGTAA
- a CDS encoding 4Fe-4S dicluster domain-containing protein — MAYKILKSQCILCGDCEFECPNSAIRFKGDSYIIDQDKCSECEGHFDTPRCAEVCPVPGTCVPA, encoded by the coding sequence ATGGCCTACAAGATCCTCAAGTCTCAATGCATCCTGTGTGGCGATTGCGAATTCGAGTGCCCGAACAGCGCGATCCGCTTCAAGGGCGACTCCTATATCATCGATCAGGACAAGTGCTCGGAGTGCGAAGGCCACTTCGACACCCCCCGGTGCGCCGAGGTGTGCCCGGTCCCGGGCACCTGCGTGCCGGCGTGA
- a CDS encoding nitrogen fixation protein NifZ has product MTSPAGPEDLDAPPRFVLGSKVRARAAVRNDGSVPHVPVGDLLVEPGDLGYVRDIGSFLQRFRIYEIDFIRSGRIIGMRAGELEPAD; this is encoded by the coding sequence GTGACGTCGCCGGCCGGCCCCGAGGATCTGGACGCCCCGCCCCGCTTCGTCTTGGGAAGCAAGGTGCGGGCCCGCGCCGCCGTCCGCAATGACGGGTCGGTGCCGCATGTCCCGGTCGGCGACCTCCTCGTCGAGCCGGGCGATCTTGGTTACGTCCGGGACATCGGCAGCTTCCTGCAGCGTTTCCGGATTTACGAGATCGACTTCATCCGCAGCGGCCGGATCATCGGCATGCGGGCCGGGGAGCTCGAGCCGGCCGACTGA
- the nifH gene encoding nitrogenase iron protein: MTKLRQIAFYGKGGIGKSTTSQNTLVALSEMDQRIMMVGCDPKADSTRLILNTKVQDTVLHLAAKEGSVEDLELEDVVKTGYGGIQCVESGGPEPGVGCAGRGVISAINFLEENGAYEGKDYISYDVLGDVVCGGFAMPIRENKAQEIYIVMSGEMMAMYAANNIARGILKYAHSGGVRLGGLICNERKTDREHDLAEALADKLGTKLIHFLPRDNIVQHAELRRQTVLQYAPESNQADEYRKLAKAIHENSGKGTIPTPIEMEELEELLIDFGIMKTEEQQIAELEAAEQQ; this comes from the coding sequence ATGACGAAACTGCGCCAGATCGCCTTCTACGGCAAAGGCGGCATCGGCAAGTCGACCACCTCGCAGAACACGCTCGTCGCACTGAGCGAGATGGACCAGCGGATCATGATGGTCGGCTGCGACCCCAAGGCGGACTCCACCCGTCTGATCCTCAACACCAAGGTGCAGGACACCGTGCTGCACCTCGCCGCCAAGGAAGGCTCGGTCGAGGATCTCGAGCTCGAGGACGTGGTGAAGACCGGGTATGGCGGCATCCAGTGCGTCGAGTCCGGCGGTCCGGAACCCGGCGTCGGCTGCGCCGGGCGCGGCGTCATCTCCGCCATCAACTTCCTGGAAGAGAACGGCGCCTACGAGGGCAAGGACTACATCTCCTACGACGTGCTGGGCGACGTGGTGTGCGGCGGCTTCGCGATGCCGATCCGCGAGAACAAGGCCCAGGAGATCTACATCGTGATGTCCGGCGAGATGATGGCCATGTACGCGGCCAACAACATCGCCCGCGGCATCCTGAAATACGCCCATTCCGGCGGCGTGCGCCTGGGCGGCCTGATCTGCAACGAGCGCAAGACCGACCGGGAGCACGACCTTGCGGAAGCGCTCGCCGACAAGCTCGGCACCAAGCTGATCCACTTCCTGCCGCGCGACAACATCGTCCAGCACGCCGAGCTGCGCCGCCAAACGGTGCTGCAGTACGCGCCGGAGTCCAACCAGGCCGACGAGTACCGGAAGCTGGCCAAGGCGATCCATGAGAACTCGGGCAAGGGCACGATCCCCACGCCCATTGAGATGGAGGAGCTGGAGGAGCTGCTGATCGACTTCGGCATCATGAAGACCGAGGAACAGCAGATCGCCGAACTCGAGGCCGCCGAGCAGCAGTAG
- the nifD gene encoding nitrogenase molybdenum-iron protein alpha chain, with the protein MTYDAPPESMTGEDLIAEVLQAYPEKAAKRRNKHMGVARAPEDGGTPQCVPRSNKRSIPGVMTARGCAYAGSKGVVWGPVKDAVHLSHGPVGCGHYSWSQRRNYYTGTTGIDSFVAMQFTSDFQENDIVFGGDKKLDRIIDEVETLFPLNKAVTVQSECPIGLIGDDINAVARRKMKEIHKPVVPVQCEGFRGVSQSLGHHIANDTIRDWILPEADAEGGTDYDVNIIGDYNIGGDGWASRRLLEEMGLRVVAMWTGDCTISEIRHTPKVKLNLVHCYRSMNYICEYMEETWGVPWMEFNFFGPTQIAQSLRAIAKNFDATIQANAEKVIANHHAMVEQVIAKYRPRLEGKRVMLYVGGLRPRHMVNAYADLGMEVVATGYEFGHQDDYERTGKYVKDGTLIYDDITGYEMEAFIRRLRPDLVGSGIKEKYAIQKMGVPMRQMHSWDYSGPYHGYDGFPVFARDMDIAVNSPVQGLIQAPWKQAA; encoded by the coding sequence ATGACCTACGATGCGCCCCCGGAGAGCATGACCGGCGAAGACCTGATCGCCGAGGTGCTCCAGGCCTATCCCGAGAAGGCGGCCAAGCGCCGCAACAAGCACATGGGCGTCGCGCGCGCCCCGGAGGATGGCGGGACGCCGCAATGCGTGCCGCGGTCCAACAAGCGTTCAATCCCGGGCGTGATGACGGCCCGCGGCTGCGCCTACGCCGGCTCCAAGGGCGTGGTCTGGGGCCCGGTGAAGGACGCCGTGCACCTGTCCCATGGCCCGGTCGGCTGCGGCCATTACTCCTGGTCGCAGCGGCGCAACTACTACACCGGCACCACCGGCATCGACAGCTTCGTGGCGATGCAGTTCACCTCCGACTTCCAGGAGAACGACATCGTCTTCGGCGGCGACAAGAAGCTCGACCGGATCATCGACGAGGTCGAGACGCTGTTCCCGCTGAACAAGGCCGTGACCGTGCAATCCGAATGCCCGATCGGCCTGATCGGCGACGACATCAACGCGGTCGCCCGGCGCAAGATGAAGGAGATCCACAAGCCGGTCGTGCCGGTGCAGTGCGAGGGCTTCCGCGGCGTCTCCCAGTCGCTCGGCCACCACATCGCCAACGACACGATCCGCGACTGGATTCTGCCGGAGGCGGACGCCGAGGGCGGCACCGACTACGACGTCAATATCATCGGCGACTATAACATCGGCGGCGATGGCTGGGCCTCCCGCCGGCTGCTGGAGGAGATGGGGCTGCGCGTCGTCGCCATGTGGACCGGCGACTGCACGATCTCCGAGATCCGGCATACGCCCAAGGTCAAGCTGAACCTCGTCCACTGCTACCGCTCGATGAACTACATCTGCGAGTACATGGAGGAGACCTGGGGCGTGCCCTGGATGGAGTTCAACTTCTTCGGGCCGACCCAGATCGCCCAGTCGCTGCGCGCCATCGCCAAGAACTTCGACGCGACGATCCAGGCCAACGCCGAGAAGGTGATCGCCAACCACCATGCGATGGTGGAGCAGGTGATCGCCAAGTACCGCCCGCGGCTCGAGGGCAAGCGCGTCATGCTCTATGTCGGCGGGCTGCGGCCGCGTCACATGGTCAACGCCTATGCCGATCTGGGCATGGAGGTCGTCGCCACCGGCTACGAGTTCGGCCACCAGGACGACTACGAGCGCACCGGCAAGTACGTCAAAGACGGCACGCTGATCTACGACGATATCACCGGCTACGAGATGGAGGCCTTCATCCGCCGCCTGCGCCCCGACCTGGTCGGCTCGGGCATCAAGGAGAAGTACGCCATCCAGAAGATGGGCGTGCCGATGCGCCAGATGCACTCCTGGGACTACTCCGGTCCCTACCACGGCTACGACGGCTTCCCCGTGTTCGCCCGCGACATGGACATCGCGGTGAACAGTCCGGTGCAGGGCCTGATCCAGGCGCCGTGGAAGCAAGCTGCCTGA
- the nifK gene encoding nitrogenase molybdenum-iron protein subunit beta codes for MPQTTDRECDHATLFRDPDYQQMFEAKRNAFECPHSQERVQEISDWTKSWDYREKNLARTALVVNPAKACQPLGAVFAAAGFDGCLPLVHGSQGCVAYFRSHLARHFKEPSSAVSTSMTEDAAVFGGHNNFLDGIQNARELYSPKMIAVSTTCMAEVIGDDLNSYIQTARSKGAVPEDFPVPYAHTPSFYGSHVTGYDVMLKGVLEEAWDGIEDAPSPGSAINLIPGFDGYAVGNNRELRRMLDLMGVSYTLLGDVSEVFDTPTDGEFRMYAGGTTLEEVRQARDAKATLSLQQWCTEKTLALPKGVGQETRSFHYPMGVSATDAFLMAVSEITGQPIPEALELERGRLVDAMTDSQHWLHGKRMAVYGDPDFVYGMTRFLLELGIEPVHCLSTNANKKWAKEMRALLAGSSFGQATQVWAGRDLWHLRSLLATEPADFLIGNSHGKSIQQDLGIPLIRLTFPIFDRHHHHRFPTLGYQGGLRVLVTLLDAVLDEVDRKTADNSISYDLTR; via the coding sequence ATGCCCCAAACGACCGACCGCGAATGCGATCACGCCACCCTGTTCCGTGACCCCGACTATCAGCAGATGTTCGAGGCGAAGCGGAACGCCTTCGAATGCCCGCACAGCCAGGAGCGGGTGCAGGAAATCTCCGACTGGACCAAGTCCTGGGACTACCGGGAGAAGAACCTGGCCCGCACGGCCCTGGTGGTGAACCCGGCGAAGGCCTGCCAACCCTTGGGCGCGGTGTTCGCCGCCGCCGGCTTCGACGGCTGCCTGCCGCTGGTGCACGGCTCCCAAGGCTGCGTCGCCTACTTCCGCTCCCACCTGGCACGCCATTTCAAGGAGCCCTCCTCCGCCGTCTCCACCTCGATGACGGAAGACGCGGCCGTGTTCGGCGGCCACAACAACTTCCTCGACGGCATCCAGAACGCCCGCGAACTCTACAGCCCCAAGATGATCGCGGTGTCGACCACCTGCATGGCCGAGGTGATCGGCGACGACCTCAACTCCTATATCCAGACCGCCCGGTCGAAGGGCGCCGTGCCGGAGGACTTCCCGGTCCCCTACGCCCATACGCCGTCGTTCTACGGCAGCCACGTCACCGGCTACGACGTGATGCTCAAGGGCGTGCTGGAGGAAGCCTGGGACGGGATCGAGGACGCCCCCTCCCCCGGCAGTGCGATCAACCTGATTCCGGGCTTCGATGGCTATGCGGTCGGCAACAACCGCGAGCTGCGCCGGATGCTCGATCTGATGGGCGTGTCCTACACGCTGCTGGGCGACGTCTCGGAGGTGTTCGACACGCCGACCGACGGTGAGTTCCGCATGTATGCCGGCGGCACCACGCTGGAGGAGGTGCGCCAGGCCCGCGATGCCAAGGCGACGCTGTCGCTGCAGCAGTGGTGCACGGAGAAGACGCTGGCCCTGCCCAAGGGGGTCGGCCAGGAGACGCGGTCGTTCCACTATCCCATGGGGGTTTCCGCGACCGACGCGTTCCTGATGGCAGTCTCGGAGATCACCGGCCAACCGATCCCGGAGGCACTGGAACTGGAACGCGGGCGGCTGGTCGACGCCATGACCGATAGCCAGCATTGGCTGCACGGCAAGCGGATGGCGGTCTATGGCGACCCCGACTTCGTCTACGGCATGACCCGCTTCCTGCTGGAACTCGGGATCGAACCGGTGCACTGCCTGTCGACCAACGCCAACAAGAAATGGGCGAAGGAGATGCGGGCACTGCTGGCGGGGTCGTCGTTCGGTCAAGCCACGCAGGTTTGGGCCGGGCGGGACCTCTGGCACCTACGCTCCCTGCTGGCGACCGAGCCGGCGGACTTCCTGATCGGCAATTCGCACGGCAAGTCGATCCAGCAGGACCTCGGCATTCCGCTGATCCGTCTGACCTTCCCGATCTTCGACCGGCATCACCATCACCGCTTCCCGACGCTCGGCTACCAGGGAGGCCTGCGGGTTCTGGTGACGCTGCTGGATGCCGTCCTGGACGAGGTGGACCGGAAAACGGCGGACAACTCGATCAGCTACGACCTAACCCGCTGA
- a CDS encoding ferredoxin family protein has product MRKDPLIKVEDKLAINRYRVDEGRPHVRIKRHEDPSPQLLAMTKICPAGCYELTEDGAVEVSPAGCMECGTCRVVTSETGEIEWAYPIGGYGIQFKFG; this is encoded by the coding sequence ATGCGCAAGGATCCCCTGATCAAGGTCGAGGACAAGCTCGCCATCAATCGCTACCGGGTCGACGAGGGGCGGCCGCACGTACGGATCAAGCGTCACGAAGACCCCTCGCCGCAACTGCTCGCCATGACCAAGATCTGTCCGGCCGGCTGCTACGAGCTGACCGAAGACGGCGCGGTCGAGGTCAGTCCGGCGGGCTGCATGGAGTGCGGTACCTGCCGCGTGGTGACGTCCGAAACCGGAGAAATTGAATGGGCCTATCCGATCGGCGGATACGGCATCCAGTTCAAGTTCGGCTGA
- the nifA gene encoding nif-specific transcriptional activator NifA, translating to MLSKTHDTVAASLPPATPTASGARRLSALYEVSKILSGAQDLNTTLREVLTVVAAYVELRRVTVALRDRSGKVYVAGSTDPSLEAGRTAANAYPLEAAQDVLRANMPAIMAVTRDDPRCARYCEHIAGGEEHRVTFICVPVRLAGGPIGTLSAERVNDGGVAPFDDDLSFLRMIGNLVAQALRLHGFPGTQTAGDRRAQLAERPEAARPTRSRNRTPQPGEFGEIVGESPAMTGVLEQVRHVARTRAPVMLRGESGTGKEMIAQLIHRFSPRRDKPMICVNCAALPENLLESELFGHDKGAFTGANSERKGRFEAAHGGTLFLDEIGDIPHTFQTKLLRVLQEGQFERLGSSRTRSVDVRIIAATNRNLEQAVVDGDFRADLYYRINVVSIIIPPLRQRVEDIAPLAEHFLARFNQENGDDLGFAQEALDTLERCPFPGNVRELENCITRVATMARGERIQAWDFPCGTNGCLASALWPDSAAHPHGGETPAIPSHPAPPAVREAGDTSGSESADSSGGRLIERTRLVTAMEKAGWVQAKAARLLGMTPRQVRYALHKHGIEVKRL from the coding sequence ATGCTTTCCAAAACGCATGACACGGTTGCCGCGAGTCTCCCGCCGGCGACGCCGACGGCTTCAGGCGCCCGCCGGCTCAGTGCCTTGTACGAGGTCAGCAAGATCCTGTCGGGCGCGCAGGACCTCAACACCACCCTGCGTGAGGTGCTGACCGTCGTCGCCGCCTACGTCGAACTGCGCCGGGTGACGGTCGCGCTCCGCGACCGAAGCGGCAAGGTCTATGTCGCCGGTTCGACCGACCCGAGCCTGGAGGCCGGCCGAACGGCCGCCAACGCGTATCCGCTCGAAGCCGCCCAGGACGTGCTGCGCGCGAACATGCCAGCGATCATGGCCGTGACCCGCGACGACCCACGGTGCGCGCGCTATTGCGAACACATCGCCGGCGGCGAAGAGCACCGGGTCACGTTCATCTGCGTGCCGGTCCGGCTGGCGGGAGGGCCGATCGGAACCCTGTCGGCGGAACGCGTGAACGACGGCGGCGTAGCCCCCTTCGACGACGATCTTAGTTTCCTGCGGATGATCGGCAACCTGGTCGCGCAGGCGTTGCGGCTCCATGGGTTTCCCGGCACCCAGACAGCAGGCGATCGTCGCGCCCAGCTTGCCGAGCGCCCGGAGGCCGCGCGTCCCACAAGATCCCGAAACCGAACGCCCCAGCCAGGAGAATTTGGCGAAATTGTTGGCGAAAGCCCGGCCATGACCGGCGTCTTGGAGCAGGTCCGTCACGTCGCCCGCACCCGCGCGCCGGTGATGCTGCGCGGGGAAAGCGGCACCGGCAAGGAGATGATCGCGCAGTTGATCCACCGGTTCAGCCCGCGCCGGGACAAGCCGATGATCTGCGTCAATTGCGCGGCGCTGCCGGAAAACCTGCTGGAATCGGAGTTGTTCGGGCACGACAAGGGTGCCTTCACCGGCGCCAACAGCGAACGCAAGGGCCGCTTCGAGGCGGCCCATGGCGGCACGCTGTTTCTGGACGAGATCGGGGATATCCCACACACCTTCCAGACGAAACTCCTGCGCGTGCTGCAGGAAGGCCAGTTCGAGCGGCTCGGCTCGTCACGCACGCGTTCGGTCGACGTGCGGATCATCGCCGCGACCAACCGCAACCTGGAACAGGCGGTCGTCGACGGTGACTTCCGCGCCGACCTGTATTACCGGATCAACGTGGTCTCGATCATCATCCCGCCGTTACGCCAGCGGGTCGAGGACATCGCGCCCCTGGCCGAGCACTTCCTCGCACGCTTCAACCAGGAAAACGGCGACGATCTCGGCTTTGCGCAAGAAGCCCTGGACACGCTGGAGCGCTGCCCCTTTCCAGGCAACGTCCGCGAACTGGAGAACTGCATCACCCGGGTAGCCACGATGGCCCGGGGCGAGCGCATCCAGGCCTGGGATTTCCCGTGCGGTACTAACGGATGCCTGGCCTCGGCCCTATGGCCCGACAGCGCAGCGCACCCGCACGGGGGCGAAACGCCAGCGATCCCATCTCACCCCGCACCGCCTGCGGTGCGCGAGGCGGGCGACACCTCAGGGTCGGAATCGGCGGACAGTTCGGGCGGCCGGCTGATCGAGCGCACACGGCTGGTCACGGCGATGGAAAAGGCCGGCTGGGTACAGGCCAAGGCGGCCCGATTGCTCGGCATGACACCGCGCCAGGTCCGCTACGCGCTGCACAAGCATGGGATCGAAGTCAAACGGTTATAG
- a CDS encoding NifB/NifX family molybdenum-iron cluster-binding protein — protein sequence MTTFAVTSDDFRRITGHAGRSRRFLIYHAANGHAADEHVGDGHAASAPTPRMTQKLDLPADYALHDWGDRDGHPVFDVDVLLSGSAGSSFVRKLEDRGIEVVLTSETDPIRAIRAYTTGTLTRAGAHHCLTQGIRRAVSSVLR from the coding sequence ATGACGACATTCGCGGTCACCAGCGACGACTTCCGACGGATCACCGGTCATGCCGGCCGCAGCCGGCGGTTTCTGATCTACCACGCGGCAAACGGGCATGCGGCGGACGAGCATGTGGGGGATGGGCACGCGGCGAGCGCGCCAACGCCCCGAATGACGCAAAAACTCGACCTGCCGGCGGACTATGCGCTGCACGACTGGGGCGATCGGGACGGCCATCCGGTGTTCGACGTCGACGTCCTGCTATCCGGCAGCGCCGGCAGCAGTTTCGTGCGCAAGCTGGAAGACCGCGGGATCGAGGTGGTGCTGACCAGCGAAACCGATCCGATCCGCGCGATCCGCGCCTACACCACGGGCACCCTGACCCGTGCCGGCGCGCATCACTGCCTCACGCAGGGCATCCGGCGCGCCGTATCGAGCGTGCTTCGCTGA